A window of the Streptomyces formicae genome harbors these coding sequences:
- the shc gene encoding squalene--hopene cyclase, producing MTATTDGSTGAPGPRAAAASEPTDTPPAAPPPGGDISSAAARAAQRSVEYLLSRQDPQGWWKGDLETNVTMDAEDLLLRQFLGTLDEKTSHAAALFIRGEQRDDGTWATFYGGPGELSTTIEAYVALRLAGDRPDDPHMSRAADWIRAQGGIAASRVFTRIWLALFGWWKWEDLPELPPELIYLPLWFPLNIYDFGCWARQTIVPLTIVSAKRPVRPAPFALDELHTDARNPSPPRPLAPARSWDGVFQRLDRMLHRYHQVAPRRLRRAAMNSAARWIVERQENDGCWGGIQPPAVYSVIALHLLGYDLQHPVMRAGLESLDRFTVWRDDGARMIEACQSPVWDTCLATIALADAGLPADHPALVRAADWMLGEEIVKRGDWAVRKPGLPPGGWAFEFHNDNYPDIDDTAEVILALRRVDHPDPAAVEGAIARAGNWTLGMQSKNGAWGAFDADNTSAFPNRLPFCDFGEVIDPPSADVTAHVVEMLAHEGRAHHPRTRRGIEWLLAEQEPSGAWFGRWGVNYVYGTGSVVPALTAAGLPTAHPAIRRAVRWLESVQNDDGGWGEDLRSYRDPATMGQGASTASQTAWALLALLAAGERSGKAVERGVAFLAETQREDGSWDEPHFTGTGFPWDFSINYHLYRQVFPLTALGRYVNGEPFSGKGS from the coding sequence ATGACAGCGACGACCGACGGAAGCACCGGGGCCCCGGGACCCCGCGCAGCCGCGGCCAGCGAACCGACCGACACACCTCCCGCCGCACCTCCCCCGGGAGGTGACATCTCCTCAGCCGCCGCACGGGCGGCACAGCGCTCCGTCGAGTACCTGCTCTCCCGGCAGGACCCCCAGGGCTGGTGGAAGGGCGACCTCGAGACCAACGTCACCATGGACGCCGAGGACCTGCTGCTCCGTCAGTTCCTCGGCACCCTGGACGAGAAGACCAGCCACGCCGCAGCCCTCTTCATCCGCGGCGAGCAGCGCGACGACGGCACCTGGGCCACGTTCTACGGCGGCCCCGGCGAGCTCTCCACCACCATCGAGGCCTACGTCGCGCTGCGGCTCGCCGGCGACCGGCCCGACGATCCGCACATGTCACGCGCCGCCGACTGGATCCGGGCACAGGGCGGCATCGCCGCGAGCCGGGTCTTCACCCGCATCTGGCTCGCGCTCTTCGGCTGGTGGAAGTGGGAGGACCTGCCCGAGCTGCCGCCCGAGCTGATCTACCTGCCCTTGTGGTTCCCGCTCAACATCTACGACTTCGGCTGCTGGGCCCGGCAGACCATCGTGCCGCTCACGATCGTCTCCGCGAAGCGCCCGGTCCGCCCCGCGCCCTTCGCCCTGGACGAGCTCCACACGGACGCGCGCAACCCCAGCCCGCCGAGGCCGCTCGCCCCGGCGCGGAGCTGGGACGGCGTCTTCCAGCGGCTCGACAGGATGCTGCACCGCTACCACCAGGTCGCCCCGCGCCGGCTGCGCCGCGCCGCCATGAACAGTGCGGCGCGCTGGATCGTCGAACGGCAGGAGAACGACGGCTGCTGGGGCGGGATCCAGCCGCCTGCCGTCTACTCGGTCATCGCCCTGCACCTGCTCGGCTACGACCTCCAGCACCCCGTGATGCGCGCCGGCCTGGAATCGCTCGACCGCTTCACCGTCTGGCGCGACGACGGCGCCCGGATGATCGAGGCATGCCAGTCGCCCGTCTGGGACACCTGCCTCGCCACGATCGCGCTCGCCGACGCCGGGCTGCCCGCCGACCACCCGGCGCTCGTCAGGGCCGCCGACTGGATGCTCGGCGAGGAGATCGTCAAGCGCGGTGACTGGGCGGTGCGCAAGCCCGGACTTCCCCCGGGCGGCTGGGCGTTCGAGTTCCACAACGACAACTACCCGGACATCGACGACACCGCCGAGGTCATCCTCGCGCTGCGCCGCGTCGACCACCCGGATCCGGCGGCCGTCGAGGGCGCGATCGCCCGCGCGGGCAACTGGACGCTCGGGATGCAGTCGAAGAACGGCGCCTGGGGCGCGTTCGACGCCGACAACACCAGTGCGTTCCCCAACCGGCTGCCGTTCTGCGACTTCGGCGAGGTCATCGACCCGCCGTCGGCCGACGTCACCGCGCACGTCGTCGAGATGCTCGCCCACGAGGGCCGCGCCCATCACCCCCGTACCCGCAGGGGCATCGAGTGGCTGCTCGCCGAACAGGAGCCGAGCGGCGCCTGGTTCGGACGCTGGGGCGTCAACTACGTGTACGGCACCGGCTCGGTGGTCCCGGCGCTGACCGCCGCGGGGCTGCCCACCGCGCACCCCGCCATCCGCCGAGCCGTCCGCTGGCTCGAGTCCGTCCAGAACGACGACGGCGGCTGGGGCGAGGACCTGCGCTCCTACCGCGACCCGGCCACCATGGGGCAGGGGGCGTCGACCGCGTCCCAGACCGCATGGGCGCTGCTCGCCCTGCTCGCGGCGGGGGAGCGGTCCGGCAAGGCGGTCGAGCGGGGCGTCGCCTTCCTCGCCGAGACCCAGCGCGAGGACGGCTCCTGGGACGAGCCGCACTTCACGGGCACCGGATTCCCCTGGGACTTCTCCATCAACTACCACCTGTACCGGCAGGTCTTCCCGCTGACCGCGCTCGGCCGGTACGTCAACGGAGAGCCCTTCTCCGGCAAGGGGAGCTGA
- a CDS encoding 1-hydroxy-2-methyl-2-butenyl 4-diphosphate reductase: MDETPATPGTAPLLIACALGIEHLALRGAGRGSGAPGPVTVLRTGMGPKHAQRAVAEALGDGRALDAAVIASGFCAGLAPGMHPGDLVVADETRGPWGTTRCTGTEVLVAALVRAVPGRTVHTGPLTGSAHVVRGQERAELAATGAIAVDMESAATLHTALSAGPRPVAAVRVVVDAPEHELVRIGTVRGGISAFRVLRAVLPAFHEWHRSLLLPRR; the protein is encoded by the coding sequence ATGGACGAGACCCCGGCGACACCGGGCACCGCGCCGCTGCTGATCGCCTGCGCGCTCGGCATCGAGCACCTCGCCCTGCGCGGCGCCGGGCGCGGCAGCGGCGCACCGGGCCCGGTGACCGTACTGCGTACGGGCATGGGCCCGAAGCACGCCCAGCGCGCCGTCGCGGAGGCGCTCGGCGACGGGCGGGCCCTGGACGCGGCGGTCATCGCCTCCGGCTTCTGCGCCGGACTCGCCCCGGGCATGCACCCGGGCGACCTCGTCGTGGCCGACGAGACCCGCGGTCCCTGGGGCACCACTCGCTGCACCGGCACCGAGGTGCTCGTGGCGGCGCTGGTGCGGGCCGTGCCCGGGCGCACGGTCCACACCGGCCCGCTGACCGGCTCCGCCCATGTCGTCCGCGGCCAGGAGCGGGCGGAGCTGGCCGCCACCGGGGCGATCGCGGTGGACATGGAGTCCGCCGCGACGCTCCACACCGCCCTGAGCGCCGGACCGCGCCCGGTTGCGGCCGTCCGGGTGGTCGTGGACGCTCCGGAGCATGAACTGGTCCGTATCGGCACGGTGCGCGGTGGAATATCGGCTTTCCGCGTTCTGCGCGCCGTCCTTCCCGCTTTTCATGAATGGCACCGTTCTTTGCTGCTCCCCAGGAGGTGA
- the hpnH gene encoding adenosyl-hopene transferase HpnH gives MAMPLRQTIRVGTYLFEQKLRRREKFPLIVELEPLFACNLKCEGCGKIQHPAGILKQRMPVAQAVGAVLESGAPMVSIAGGEPLMHPQIDEIVRQLVAKKRYVFLCTNALLMRKKMDQFTPSPFFAFAVHIDGLRERHDESVAKEGVFDEAVEAIKEAKQRGFRVTTNSTFFNTDTPQTVIEVLNYLNDDLKVDEMMISPAYAYEKAPDQEHFLGVEQTRELFRKSFADGNRRRWRLNHSPLFLDFLEGKVDFPCTAWAIPNYSLFGWQRPCYLMSDGYVPTYKELVEETDWDKYGRGKDPRCANCMAHCGYEPTAVLATMGSLKESLRAARDTVSGNRG, from the coding sequence ATGGCCATGCCGCTCCGTCAGACCATCAGGGTCGGGACGTACCTCTTCGAACAGAAGCTCCGCAGGCGTGAGAAGTTTCCGCTGATCGTGGAGCTGGAGCCGTTGTTCGCGTGCAATCTCAAGTGCGAGGGCTGCGGAAAGATCCAGCACCCGGCGGGAATCCTCAAGCAGCGCATGCCCGTCGCACAGGCGGTCGGGGCCGTTCTGGAGTCCGGGGCCCCGATGGTCTCCATCGCGGGCGGCGAGCCGTTGATGCACCCTCAGATCGACGAGATCGTGCGCCAGTTGGTGGCGAAGAAAAGGTACGTCTTCCTCTGCACCAACGCGCTGCTGATGCGCAAGAAGATGGACCAGTTCACCCCGTCGCCGTTCTTCGCCTTCGCCGTCCACATCGACGGGCTGCGCGAGCGCCATGACGAGTCGGTCGCCAAGGAGGGCGTGTTCGACGAGGCGGTGGAGGCGATCAAGGAGGCCAAGCAGCGCGGCTTCCGGGTCACCACCAATTCCACTTTCTTCAACACCGACACCCCGCAGACCGTCATCGAGGTGCTGAACTACCTCAACGACGACCTCAAGGTCGACGAGATGATGATCTCGCCCGCCTACGCCTACGAAAAGGCTCCCGACCAGGAGCACTTCCTCGGTGTGGAGCAGACCCGTGAACTCTTCAGGAAGTCCTTCGCGGACGGCAACCGGCGGCGCTGGCGGCTGAACCACTCACCGCTCTTCCTGGACTTCCTGGAGGGGAAGGTCGACTTCCCGTGCACCGCGTGGGCGATCCCGAACTACTCGCTCTTCGGCTGGCAGCGCCCCTGCTATCTGATGAGCGACGGATACGTGCCCACGTACAAGGAGCTCGTGGAGGAGACCGACTGGGACAAGTACGGCCGCGGAAAAGACCCGCGCTGCGCGAACTGCATGGCGCACTGCGGCTATGAACCCACCGCCGTACTCGCCACCATGGGATCCCTCAAGGAGTCGCTGCGTGCGGCCCGGGACACGGTGTCCGGAAACCGCGGCTAG
- the dxs gene encoding 1-deoxy-D-xylulose-5-phosphate synthase: protein MTILENIRGPRDLKALREAELDELAEDIRDFLIQAVARTGGHLGPNLGVVELTIALHRVFDSPVDRILWDTGHQSYVHKLLTGRQDFSKLRGKGGLSGYPSREESEHDVIENSHASTVLGWADGLAKAHQVLGSPGHVVAVTGDGALTGGMAWEALNNIAAAKDRPLIIVVNDNERSYAPTIGGLANHLAALRTTDGYERVLAWGKDVLHHTPVVGKPLYESLHGAKKGFKDAFAPQGMFEDLGLKYVGPIDGHDIPAVESALRRAKRFHGPVLVHCLTEKGRGYPPALEDEADRFHTVGVMNPRTCEPLAPSDGPSWTSVFGDEIAAIGAERPDVVALTAAMLHPVGLTRFAERFPDRVWDVGIAEQHAVVSAAGLATGGLHPVVAVYATFLNRAFDQVLMDVALHRCGVTFVLDRAGVTGVDGPSHNGMWDMSVLQVVPGLRIAAPRDADQLRAQLREAVEVSDAPTVLRFPKEALGEPLPALDRVGGMDVLHRGDDPEVLIVSVGALGAVCLQAADLLEARGVRCTVVDPRWVKPVDEQLAPLAARHRLVAVVEDNSRAGGVGSAVGQALRDAGVDVPLRTFGIPEQFLAHAKRGEVLADIGLTPVEIAGRISAALARRETFEEGGR from the coding sequence GTGACGATTCTGGAGAACATCCGGGGGCCGCGCGACCTCAAGGCGCTGAGGGAAGCGGAGCTCGACGAACTCGCCGAGGACATCAGGGACTTCCTGATCCAGGCCGTGGCCAGGACCGGGGGACATCTGGGACCGAATCTCGGCGTGGTGGAGCTGACCATCGCACTCCACCGCGTCTTCGACTCGCCCGTGGACCGCATCCTCTGGGACACCGGGCACCAGAGCTACGTGCACAAACTGCTCACCGGCCGGCAGGACTTCTCCAAGCTGCGCGGGAAGGGCGGCCTGTCCGGCTATCCGTCCCGCGAGGAGTCCGAGCACGACGTCATCGAGAACTCGCACGCGTCCACCGTGCTCGGCTGGGCCGACGGGCTCGCCAAGGCGCACCAGGTGCTCGGCAGCCCCGGCCATGTCGTCGCCGTCACCGGCGACGGCGCGCTCACCGGCGGCATGGCCTGGGAGGCGCTGAACAATATCGCCGCCGCCAAGGACCGCCCGCTGATCATCGTGGTCAACGACAACGAGCGCTCCTACGCCCCGACGATCGGCGGCCTCGCCAACCACCTCGCCGCGCTCCGCACCACCGACGGCTACGAGCGGGTGCTGGCCTGGGGAAAGGACGTCCTCCACCACACCCCCGTCGTCGGAAAGCCGCTCTACGAGTCGCTGCACGGCGCGAAGAAGGGCTTCAAGGACGCCTTCGCCCCGCAGGGCATGTTCGAGGACCTGGGGCTGAAGTACGTCGGCCCCATCGACGGCCATGACATTCCCGCCGTCGAGTCCGCGCTGCGCCGTGCGAAACGCTTCCACGGACCGGTGCTGGTGCACTGCCTGACCGAGAAGGGGCGCGGCTATCCGCCCGCGCTGGAGGACGAGGCCGACCGCTTCCACACCGTCGGTGTGATGAACCCGCGGACGTGCGAGCCACTCGCGCCGTCGGACGGACCGTCCTGGACCTCGGTCTTCGGCGACGAGATCGCCGCGATCGGCGCCGAGCGACCGGACGTCGTGGCGCTCACCGCGGCCATGCTGCACCCCGTGGGGCTGACGAGGTTCGCCGAGCGCTTCCCCGACCGGGTCTGGGACGTCGGCATCGCGGAGCAGCACGCCGTCGTGTCCGCGGCCGGCCTCGCCACCGGCGGACTGCACCCGGTCGTCGCCGTCTACGCGACCTTCCTCAACCGCGCCTTCGACCAGGTCCTGATGGACGTGGCCCTGCACCGCTGCGGGGTCACCTTCGTCCTCGACCGGGCCGGTGTCACCGGCGTCGACGGCCCGTCCCACAACGGCATGTGGGACATGTCCGTCCTCCAGGTCGTCCCGGGCCTCAGGATCGCCGCCCCGCGCGACGCCGACCAGCTCAGGGCCCAGCTGCGCGAGGCCGTCGAGGTGTCCGACGCGCCGACCGTGCTGCGTTTCCCCAAGGAGGCGCTCGGGGAGCCGCTGCCCGCCCTCGACCGGGTCGGCGGGATGGACGTCCTGCACCGCGGCGACGACCCCGAGGTGCTGATCGTCTCGGTCGGGGCGCTGGGCGCGGTCTGTCTGCAGGCCGCCGATCTGCTGGAGGCCCGCGGAGTGCGCTGCACCGTCGTCGACCCGCGCTGGGTCAAGCCCGTCGACGAGCAGCTCGCCCCGCTCGCCGCCCGGCACCGGCTCGTCGCCGTCGTCGAGGACAACAGCCGGGCGGGCGGCGTCGGTTCGGCGGTCGGGCAGGCGCTGCGGGATGCCGGCGTGGACGTACCGCTGCGGACCTTCGGCATCCCCGAGCAGTTCCTCGCGCACGCGAAACGCGGTGAGGTGCTGGCGGACATCGGGCTGACACCGGTGGAGATCGCGGGGCGGATCAGCGCCGCCCTGGCCCGCCGCGAGACCTTCGAGGAGGGCGGTCGATGA
- a CDS encoding aspartate aminotransferase family protein: protein MSKEFDLGRLLAERGGERYELHARHLNHQLPRMLHTIGFDKVYERAEGAYFWDADGNDYLDMLAGFGVMGLGRHHPVVRKALHDVIDASLADLTRFDCAPLPGLLAEKLLAHSPHLDRVFFGNSGTEAVETALKFARYATGKPRIVYCTHAFHGLTTGSLSVNGESGFRDGFAPLLPDTAIELGDLAALERELKRGDVAGFVVEPVQGKGVHEPPPGFLLAAQQLLHRHKALLIADEVQTGLGRTGAFYAYQHEDGVEPDLVCVAKTLSGGYVPVGATLGKDWVFKKVYSSMDRVLVHSASFGSNAQAMAAGLAVLAVLEDEDVIANARATGELLRTRLAALVDRYELLREVRGRGLMIGIEFGRPSSLKLRSRWTMLQAARKGLFAQMVVVPLLQRHRILTQVSGDHLEVIKLIPPLIIGEAEVDRFVEAFTAVMDDAHGGSGLMWDFGKTLVKQAVGNR, encoded by the coding sequence ATGAGCAAGGAGTTCGACCTGGGACGGCTGCTCGCGGAGCGCGGCGGCGAGCGGTACGAGCTGCACGCGCGCCATCTCAACCACCAGCTGCCCCGTATGCTCCACACCATCGGCTTCGACAAGGTGTACGAGCGGGCCGAGGGGGCGTACTTCTGGGACGCGGACGGGAACGACTACCTCGACATGCTCGCCGGCTTCGGCGTCATGGGCCTCGGCCGGCACCACCCCGTCGTCCGCAAGGCCCTGCACGACGTCATCGACGCCTCGCTCGCCGACCTCACCCGCTTCGACTGCGCGCCGCTGCCCGGGCTGCTCGCCGAGAAGCTGCTGGCCCACAGTCCGCACCTGGACCGGGTCTTCTTCGGCAACAGCGGTACGGAAGCGGTCGAGACGGCGCTCAAGTTCGCCCGGTACGCGACCGGGAAGCCCCGGATCGTCTACTGCACACACGCCTTCCACGGGCTGACCACCGGTTCGCTCTCGGTCAACGGCGAGTCCGGGTTCCGGGACGGCTTCGCCCCGCTGCTGCCGGACACCGCCATCGAGCTCGGCGACCTGGCGGCCCTGGAGCGGGAGCTGAAGCGCGGCGACGTCGCGGGCTTCGTCGTGGAGCCCGTGCAGGGCAAGGGCGTCCACGAGCCGCCGCCCGGATTCCTGCTCGCGGCGCAGCAGCTGCTCCACCGGCACAAGGCGCTGCTCATCGCCGACGAGGTGCAGACGGGCCTCGGCAGGACCGGCGCCTTCTACGCGTACCAGCACGAGGACGGTGTCGAACCCGACCTCGTGTGCGTCGCGAAGACCCTCTCCGGCGGCTATGTGCCGGTCGGCGCCACCCTCGGCAAGGACTGGGTCTTCAAGAAGGTCTACTCCTCGATGGACCGGGTGCTGGTGCACTCGGCGAGCTTCGGCTCCAACGCCCAGGCGATGGCCGCCGGACTCGCGGTGCTGGCCGTCCTGGAGGACGAGGACGTCATCGCCAACGCACGGGCGACCGGGGAGCTGCTGAGGACGCGGCTCGCGGCGCTCGTCGACCGTTACGAGCTGCTTCGGGAGGTCCGCGGGCGCGGACTGATGATCGGCATCGAGTTCGGCAGGCCGTCGTCGCTGAAGCTGCGCAGCCGCTGGACCATGCTCCAGGCCGCCCGCAAGGGGCTGTTCGCCCAGATGGTGGTCGTCCCGCTGCTCCAGCGGCACCGCATCCTCACCCAGGTGTCCGGCGACCATCTGGAAGTGATCAAGCTGATTCCGCCGCTGATCATCGGCGAGGCGGAGGTCGACCGCTTCGTCGAGGCGTTCACCGCCGTGATGGACGACGCCCACGGCGGCAGCGGGCTGATGTGGGACTTCGGCAAGACCCTGGTCAAGCAGGCGGTCGGCAACCGCTAG
- a CDS encoding helix-turn-helix domain-containing protein, producing the protein MDELPDVAPRLRELRRRRGLTLEAAARRAGLSPAHLSRLETGNRQPSLPMLLALARIYGTTVAELLGEVPAERDAITRGGRMGPAEADGWTYRQAGGRGRAMQALRVRVAPGAQGDLVRVHPGEEWLYVLEGRLRLGLGDSVYELEPGDSAHFDSLTPHRIAALTQDGAELLFVHTLLQSPDPHAHPHA; encoded by the coding sequence ATGGACGAGTTGCCCGACGTCGCACCCCGGCTGCGCGAGCTGCGCCGCCGCCGCGGCCTCACCCTGGAAGCCGCCGCCCGCCGCGCGGGCCTCTCGCCCGCCCATCTCTCCCGGCTCGAAACGGGCAACCGGCAGCCGTCGCTGCCCATGCTGCTCGCCCTGGCCCGCATCTACGGTACGACGGTCGCGGAGCTCCTCGGCGAGGTGCCTGCGGAGCGCGACGCGATCACCCGCGGCGGGCGGATGGGCCCGGCGGAGGCGGACGGCTGGACGTACCGGCAGGCCGGCGGCCGCGGCCGGGCCATGCAGGCCCTGCGGGTGCGGGTGGCGCCCGGCGCCCAGGGGGACCTGGTGCGCGTCCATCCCGGTGAAGAGTGGCTGTACGTGCTGGAGGGCCGGCTGCGCCTCGGCCTCGGCGACAGCGTGTACGAGCTCGAACCCGGCGACAGCGCCCACTTCGACTCGCTCACGCCGCACCGCATCGCCGCCCTCACCCAGGACGGGGCCGAGCTGCTCTTCGTCCACACCCTGTTGCAGAGCCCCGACCCGCATGCGCATCCGCACGCCTGA